Proteins encoded together in one Catenulispora sp. EB89 window:
- a CDS encoding flavin reductase family protein — MTVQDLTTAASHHPKELRRVYGAFPTGVTAIAALVDGVPVGLAASSFNTVSLAPALVSVCADVRSTTWPLLRTLPRLGISVLGAHQETAVRQLSSRSGDRFASLDYRTSADGAVFVEGASAWLECEIDSVHPGGDHDIILFRVLDLDADGTVPPLVFHASKFQRLATDATRP; from the coding sequence ATGACTGTCCAGGACCTCACAACAGCCGCTTCCCACCATCCCAAGGAACTGCGACGCGTCTACGGCGCGTTCCCGACCGGCGTGACCGCGATCGCCGCCCTCGTCGACGGCGTCCCGGTGGGCCTGGCCGCGAGCTCGTTCAACACGGTGTCGCTGGCGCCCGCGCTGGTCTCGGTCTGCGCCGACGTCCGCTCGACGACCTGGCCGCTGCTGCGCACGCTGCCGCGCCTGGGCATCAGCGTCCTGGGTGCGCACCAGGAGACGGCGGTCCGCCAACTGTCGTCGAGGAGCGGGGATCGCTTCGCTTCGCTGGACTACCGCACGAGCGCCGACGGCGCGGTGTTCGTCGAGGGCGCGAGCGCGTGGCTGGAGTGCGAGATCGACTCCGTGCACCCGGGCGGGGACCACGACATCATCCTGTTCCGGGTCCTCGACCTGGACGCCGACGGGACGGTGCCGCCTCTGGTCTTCCATGCCAGCAAGTTCCAGCGCCTGGCGACTGACGCGACAAGGCCATGA
- a CDS encoding LLM class flavin-dependent oxidoreductase yields the protein MSTTPLGVLDLVPISSGSTASEALRNSIDLAKQTESFGYARYWFAEHHLNPGVAGTSPAVVLALTAAATSSIRLGSGAVLLGHRTPLNTVEEFGLLDAAFPGRFDLGLGRSGGSRTPGTSPQPALVGPASVVDGYTANGLRIPARFDFTPLLKSPRFALHKVLLQQPNAQTPEYVDQVADILALLAGTYVDGSGQEAHVVPGEGAELQIWILGSSGGASAEVAGGNGLRFATNYHVSPATVLEAAEGYRAAFKPSDELDQPHLAVSADVVVAETEAQARELAAGYGPWVRSIRTAEGAIQFPTPQEARALPWSEADRALVADRVQTQFVGTAAQVADQLEVLRDAVGADELIVTTITHDHADRVASYRLLAEEWARREN from the coding sequence ATGTCCACCACTCCCCTCGGCGTCCTGGACCTGGTCCCGATCAGCTCCGGATCCACCGCCTCCGAGGCGCTGCGCAACAGCATCGACCTCGCCAAGCAGACCGAGAGCTTCGGCTACGCGCGCTACTGGTTCGCCGAGCACCACCTCAATCCCGGCGTGGCCGGCACGAGTCCGGCCGTGGTGCTGGCGCTCACCGCCGCCGCCACCTCGAGCATCCGGCTCGGGTCCGGTGCCGTGCTGCTCGGCCATCGCACTCCGCTGAACACCGTCGAGGAGTTCGGGCTGCTCGACGCCGCGTTCCCCGGCCGGTTCGACCTCGGGCTCGGCCGGTCCGGGGGCAGCCGGACGCCCGGGACGTCGCCGCAGCCCGCGCTCGTCGGCCCGGCGTCCGTCGTCGACGGCTACACCGCCAACGGGCTGCGGATCCCGGCGCGCTTCGACTTCACGCCGTTGCTGAAGTCGCCGCGCTTCGCGCTGCACAAGGTGCTGCTCCAGCAGCCGAACGCGCAGACCCCCGAGTACGTGGACCAGGTCGCCGACATCCTCGCGCTGCTGGCCGGGACCTATGTCGACGGCAGCGGGCAGGAGGCGCACGTCGTGCCCGGCGAGGGCGCCGAGCTGCAGATCTGGATCCTCGGCAGCAGCGGCGGGGCCAGCGCCGAGGTGGCCGGCGGCAACGGGCTGCGCTTCGCGACCAACTACCACGTGAGCCCGGCGACCGTGCTGGAGGCGGCTGAGGGCTACCGCGCCGCGTTCAAGCCGTCGGACGAGCTCGACCAGCCGCACCTCGCGGTCTCGGCCGACGTCGTCGTCGCCGAGACCGAGGCTCAGGCGCGGGAACTGGCCGCCGGCTACGGCCCGTGGGTGCGCAGCATCCGCACCGCCGAGGGCGCGATCCAGTTCCCGACGCCGCAGGAGGCGCGCGCGCTGCCCTGGAGCGAGGCCGACCGCGCGCTGGTCGCCGACCGGGTCCAGACCCAGTTCGTCGGCACCGCGGCGCAGGTCGCCGACCAGCTGGAGGTGCTGCGCGACGCGGTCGGCGCGGACGAGCTGATCGTCACCACCATCACCCACGACCACGCCGACCGCGTCGCCTCCTACCGGCTGCTGGCCGAGGAGTGGGCGAGACGGGAGAACTGA
- a CDS encoding NtaA/DmoA family FMN-dependent monooxygenase (This protein belongs to a clade of FMN-dependent monooxygenases, within a broader family of flavin-dependent oxidoreductases, the luciferase-like monooxygenase (LMM) family, some of whose members use coenzyme F420 rather than FMN.), translating into MSKPVKQIHLAAHFPGVNNTTVWSDPAAGSHIDFASFKHFAQTAERAKFDFFFLAEGLRLREQGGQIYDLDVVGRPDTFTVLSALAAVTDRIGLTGTINSTFNEPYEVARQFASLDHLSEGRAAWNVVTSWDAFTGENFRRGGYLAEQDRYDRAQTFLRTAWELFDSWDGYRIEADKESGVFLSDPKAGTFEHRDRHFDIAGRFNVPTSPQERPVIFQAGDSDGGREFAAAAADAIFGRHSQLEPGKAFYADVKGRLAKYGRTYEDLLILPAATFVLGDTDAEAAELAVEVRRAQVSGQTAIKFLEQLWNRDLSAYDPDGPLPEIDPDVSGDSISKGRAADRMYRDRIAAAREYREEAEAKGLSIRELMIEKTSRQSFIGSAETVATQIDELVQADAADGFILVPHITPGGFDVFADTVVPILQERGRFRTEYEGTTLREHLGLAKPRKTPSAAVGSAATEVVAAGAGR; encoded by the coding sequence ATGAGCAAGCCCGTGAAGCAGATCCATCTGGCCGCGCACTTCCCCGGCGTCAACAACACCACGGTGTGGAGCGACCCGGCCGCCGGCAGCCACATCGATTTCGCCTCGTTCAAGCACTTCGCGCAGACCGCCGAACGTGCCAAGTTCGACTTCTTCTTCCTGGCCGAGGGACTGCGGCTGCGCGAGCAGGGCGGGCAGATCTACGACCTGGACGTGGTCGGGCGCCCGGACACGTTCACGGTGCTCTCGGCGCTGGCCGCCGTCACCGACCGGATCGGCCTGACCGGGACCATCAACTCCACGTTCAACGAGCCGTACGAGGTGGCGCGGCAGTTCGCGTCGCTGGACCACCTGTCCGAGGGGCGCGCGGCGTGGAACGTCGTCACCTCGTGGGACGCCTTCACCGGCGAGAACTTCCGGCGCGGCGGCTACCTCGCCGAGCAGGACCGGTACGACCGGGCACAGACGTTCCTGCGCACGGCGTGGGAGCTGTTCGACTCCTGGGACGGCTACCGGATCGAGGCGGACAAGGAATCAGGGGTCTTCCTCTCCGACCCGAAGGCCGGCACCTTCGAGCACCGGGACCGGCACTTCGACATAGCCGGGCGGTTCAACGTGCCGACCTCGCCGCAGGAGCGGCCGGTCATCTTCCAGGCCGGCGACTCCGACGGCGGCCGGGAGTTCGCCGCGGCCGCCGCCGACGCCATCTTCGGGCGGCACAGCCAGCTGGAGCCGGGCAAGGCGTTCTACGCCGACGTCAAGGGCCGGCTGGCGAAGTACGGCCGGACGTACGAGGACCTGCTGATCCTGCCGGCCGCGACGTTCGTGCTCGGCGACACCGACGCCGAGGCCGCGGAGCTGGCGGTGGAGGTGCGGCGCGCGCAGGTCAGCGGGCAGACGGCGATCAAGTTCCTGGAGCAGCTGTGGAACCGGGACCTGAGCGCGTACGACCCGGACGGCCCCCTGCCGGAGATCGATCCCGATGTCAGCGGCGATTCGATCTCCAAGGGCCGGGCCGCGGACCGGATGTACCGGGACCGGATCGCCGCCGCACGCGAGTACCGGGAGGAGGCGGAGGCGAAGGGGCTGTCGATCAGGGAGCTGATGATCGAGAAGACCTCTCGGCAGTCGTTCATCGGGTCCGCCGAGACCGTCGCGACGCAGATCGACGAGCTGGTGCAGGCCGACGCGGCGGACGGGTTCATCCTGGTGCCGCACATCACGCCGGGCGGGTTCGACGTGTTCGCCGACACCGTGGTGCCGATCCTGCAGGAACGGGGGCGGTTCCGGACGGAGTACGAGGGGACGACGCTGCGGGAGCACCTGGGGTTGGCCAAGCCGCGGAAGACTCCGTCGGCGGCTGTGGGTTCTGCGGCGACGGAAGTTGTTGCGGCGGGAGCCGGGCGATGA